The genome window GCCAGTCGTCGAAGACGCTGGTCTACCAGTGTCTGCCGTCGCGCTACGGATTCAATCCCGATGACCTTCGGCGGGCGGACGCCATCGAGGTGGTGATCGGGCAGGGGGCCAAGCCGGGCGGCGGCGGGATGCTGCTGGGCCAGAAGATCAATCCGCGCGTGGCGTCCATGCGCACGCTGCCGGAAGGCATCGATCAGCGCTCCGCGTGCCGGCATCCGGACTGGACGGGGCCGGACGATCTCGCCATCAAGATCGAGGAACTGCGCGAGATCACCGACTGGGAAAAGCCGATCTACGTGAAGGTGGGGGCCACGCGGACCTACAACGACGTGAAGCTGGCCGTGCACTCGGGGGCGGATGTCATCGTGGTGGACGGCATGCAGGGCGGCACTGCGGCGACGCAGACGGTCTTCATCGAACACGTGGGCATTCCGACATTGGCGGCACTGCGCCAGGCCGTGGAGGCGCTCGAAGAGATGGACATGCGCGGCAAGGTGCAGCTCATCATTTCCGGCGGCATCCGGACCGGTGCCGACGTCGCGAAGGCGCTGGCGATGGGAGCTGACGCGGTGTCCATCGGCCAGGGCACGCTCATGGCCCTGGGGTGCAACAACGACACGTATTTCCAGAACGGCCACCACTGGGACGCATCGGCCGACTACGCCGCGCTCAACACGAAGGCCGGCTTCTGCCATCACTGCCACACGGGCAAGTGCCCCGTGGGCATCACCACGCAGGACGAGAAGCTGGAGCTTCGTCTCGAACCTGAAGTCGGCGCGCGGCACCTCAAGAACTACTTCAAGACCATGAACATGGAGCTGACGACGGTCGCGCGGGCCTGCGGCAAGTCGAACGTCCATCACCTCGAGCGCGAAGATCTGGTGGCTCTCACCATCGAGGCGGCTGCGATGGCCAAGGTTCCGCTGGCCGGCACTCAGTGGATCCCCGGCGTCAACGGATTCTGACGCCACGGATCGAGCGCCATGGCCGCCAGCATCATCGACGGACGGCTGCTCGCGCGCAAGCTGCGTGGTGAGCTCGGTGCGCGGGCGCAGCGGCTGATCCGCCAAGGCACCCCGCCGGGGTTGGCCGTGGTGCTGGTTGGCGACAATGCCGCGTCGCGCGTCTACGTGAACAACAAGGTCAAGGCGTGCGCGGAATGCGGGGTGCGATCCTTCCGGCACGAGCTGCCTGCGGATGTTTCGGAAGAGGAGGTCGTCGCGCTCGTCGAACGGCTCAATGCAGACCGCCACGTCCACGGCATTCTGGTCCAGCTTCCCTTGCCACGCGGCATCGATCTGCGGCGGGTTCTGGAGACCATTGCGGTGGACAAGGACGTGGACGGATTCCACCTGTACAACGTGGGTGGCCTCGTCGTCGGTGGGACGGTGTTTCCTCCCTGCACTCCCTACGGCGTGCAACTTCTGCTCGACGCGAGCGGCATCGAGGTGGAAGGCCGCAACGTGGTCGTCGTCGGCGCGAGCAACATCGTCGGCAAGCCGATGGCGCTGATGCTCCTGCAACGTGATGCGACCGTGACGGTCTGCCACGCGAAGACGCGCGACCTGGGACAGCACACCATTCTCGCGGACATACTGATCGTCGCGGCAGGTCAACCCGGGCTCATCGTGCCCCAGATGGTGAAACAGGGTGCGGTGGTCGTGGACGTGGGCATCAATCGCCTGCCGGATGGAAGGATCGTGGGGGACGTGGATTTCGAAGGTGTCGCCGCCAAGGCCTCATGGATCACGCCCGTGCCCGGCGGGGTCGGTCCCATGACCGTGACCATGCTGATCGCCAACACGATCAAGTCGGCGGAACTCGCCGCGGATGGGCAGCCGCAGCGATTGGCAGGAAAGGCAGATGCGCTGCGGCACGCCGCGGAGCCCGAGGATTCGATCGCCGTGGACGGTGGCTGATCCGGAGGAGCCCGCCGGGTGTCTCGTCGACGGCGAAGCCGGTGCAGGAAGAAGACGAAGGGGCGCCGGGCGGGTGACCGCATCCGTTCCGGTCCCGGTGCCGTGAAGAGGTAGCAGATGCCAGAGGATCCGAACAAGCCGCACGATCCGAACCGGTTGCTGGACAGGCATCTGGGCAATGTCGCCCGGGAACACCGTCAGCGCAATCACCTCACCATCGGCGAAGTGGCGGCGCAGATGGGCATCAGTTCGGGAATGCTGTCGAAGATCGAGAACGGACAGGCGTCCATGAGCCTGGAGACGCTCGGCCAGCTCGCCCGTGCGCTGGGCATCCCGGTCGGCAATCTCTTCCGCGACTACAACGTGCCGCAGGGAGGAGCGCGGCTGGTGAAGCGCGGCGAGGGGATGGAGATCGTCCGCGGCGGAACCAAGCGAGGCTACGTCTACAACCTGCTCGCCTACGACCAGGGGCCCCGCCGGCGATTCGAACCGTTCCTGGTGACCATGAACGACGACACGGAGATCTTTCCGTCGTTCGAACACCCCGGAACGGAATTCATCCACGTGCTGCGCGGCAAGCTCGACTATCGTTGCGGCCAGCGGATCTATTCCCTCGCACCGGGCGACTCGCTCACTTTCCGGGGCGAGGTCCCCCACGGGCCGGAACGGCTCGTGGAAGTCCCGGCCCAGATCCTGTCCATCATCGTGTACGGGGCGGAGGACATGCTCTGATCCGGCGCCCCCGGGGCGCCGCTGCCGCCGTCAGGTCGCGGGCAGTGCTTCTCTGCGCGCTGACTGAAACTGTGCGAGCTTGGCCTGTGCGGCCTGCTTTTCCTCGATGGACATCTGCTCCACGATAGGTTCGAGCGAGGCAAGCGCGTGGCCGGCGCCTTGCTGCGAGGCCAGCGTCAGCCAGACGAACGCCTCCACACGGTCCTTCTGCACGCCATCGTTGCCGCACAGAAGATAGCCGAGCCTCGCCTGGGAAGGAGTGTGGCCGAGTTCCGCGGCGCGCCGGTACCAGACCAGGGCCTCTGCCGGGTCCGCCTCGGCGCCGCGTCCCTTGGCAAGCAGGACCGCGAGGTTGAACATGGCATGGGCGTCTCCCTGTTCGGCCGCACGGCGCAGCCACGAGATGGCGGCACGATCGTCGCGATCCACCCCGCGGCCCAGTCCGTACATGGCACCCACGTTGTTCTGGGCCAGGCGGTTTCCCGCCTCGGCGGATCGCAGATACCAGCGAAAGGCCTCGTTCGCATCCGGCGTCACGCCCTGGCCGTTCTCGTAGAGACTTCCGATCCAGGCCTGTGCCTCGGCGTCTCCGGACTGCGCCAGAGGCATCCACAGATCCAGTGCGGCCTGGAATTCTCCGGCCTGATACTTCATGAAAGCGTGTTCCCGGTTCATCGGCATGGTCCTTGTGGCGGATTCCCGGACCCTTCAGAAGGGCCCGGAGTTGACCCCGGCATTGGATTCCCGGCCGGGCATGGTGAAGATCGGCTGCTCGACGTACCGGTGCCGTGCGACGAGCTTGGGGACGTACCAGCGGTGGAAGCGCCACTGCCAGGGATCGTCCTCGCGGGCCGGGGCGGACAAGGCATCCACCGCGTGCTTGTGCAGGAGTTCGGCGGTGGAGATCGATGCCGCGAGGCGCGACCTGCAGATGGCGATCCGGGAGGTGTCGTCGTCGAGCAGGGGCGACGTGACCCCGGCCCTGCGCACCTGGAAGAAGTCCGCGTGGACCATCGTTCTTTCCATGCCCACCGGTTGAGCGTGCGCCACGATCAGCATGTCGCCGATGGACCGCACCGAGATATTCGGAAAGCCGCCGACATGCGTTTCGTTCCCGCTGTCCAGGGGCGTGAGCCGTGCCTCGGCACGCGTGAACAGTTTCCAGTTGAACCTGCCTTCGGCGGTCGCGTGCTGCAGGTGGAGAAGACCGGTCTCCTGATAGCTCTCGAGTGCCGTGCCCAGATCCTCGAGTTGGTCTTCCAGCGGATCCGCATCCGATCGGAGGCATACGAAGGCAAGCGGCCCCACCTGCTTCACCGGGACCGGAACGAGTTTGGCCGGATTGATCCCGGCGAACATGTACATCTCCGGCACATCGCTGCCGTCGGCATTCGCGGGGACGACGTCCCGGTCCTTCGAGAACCCGCAGGACGTGTAGAAGCAGTCGGTCTTGTTGCCTGTCTGACACTGACGCGGCACGAAGCGGCAACCGCCGTGCTGGGCGAAATTGAACCAGGCGCGCAACGAGCCACGGGCGTCGCGCCGGAGATGGATGCCGTGGTTGCCCACCGTGAACGGGAGCAGATCGCCTGGATTGCCGATGCGTACCGGGGCGCCGACTGGAACCCACGAACGTGTCCAGATCTGCTCGTCCTCCAGCAAGGAGAAGGCGTGAGACCGGTACGCGAATGCGGGCAGCGAGGTGGCTTCGCCGAACGGAGCGAGAGCCAGGTGATACAGGGCGGCATCGGTGAGATCCTGGCCGCCGTCGGCATAGCCGAGCGTGGGTTGCCAATGCATGAACAGTCCTCCATGGACCGGGCGCCGGTCACAGGGCGCCTCGAAATGCGGACGGACGCCGAGAAGGGCGGGCGACCCCGGAAGACCGGGGCCGCCCTGGACTTCCTCAGATGCCGCGAGCCGTGCTCACCTTGTTTCCGGGACGGTCGTAGTCGGCGCGTCCGCGCGGGATGCAGGCATCCTTGGGCGGAGGCGGCAACGGGCCGTCCTTCATGAAACGGTCGAGCACGTTCTTCACCAGACGGGAGATGTTGTTCTTCGCCGGGTCGCCGTTGTTCCAGGGCAGGGAGCCGCAGAACGCGATGGAACTGAAGGCGAAGCATCCGCCGCCGTTGGGCGTCTCGTGGTACGCGATGTCCGAGCGCACCCGGGGGTGCTGCGTTCCGTCGAGGCCCTGCTGGTTGAAGCCGTAGTCTTCCATCACCAGCAGGTAGCCCTCCGTGTGCCGACCGGCGGAGGTGGCGACCACGAGCGTGTGAGGCGGAGAACCGAGCATGGTGTCGACGATGTCCAGCTCCGTTCCCGCCGCGCCGCCGCCGACCAGGCCGAAGTTGCCGAGTTTCTCGTCCTGTCCGATGCCGTCGAAGGCCCACGCCACGCGGGGGTCGTTGCTCTCCGGCGTGCGGGTGTAGTAGGTGGAGATGTCGAAGCCTTCGGACGACATGCCCGTGCCTGCCACCGTGTGAAGGTAACGGCCGCGGTACCGCCACATTCCGCCCAGCTCACCGGTCGACTGGTGGTAGTACTCGCCAGGATCGGCACGCCAGGTGCGGATGCCGGACTCGCAACGTCGCATCTCGGTGACGATGCCGCGGCCCAGATGATCGTAGGCCGGGTGATACGAATGGACCCAGTACCAGCCGTCCGCGCCCATGTACATGAGGCGTCCGCCCTGCTGCGTGTAGTTGTGGAGGGCATCCAGTTGAGGTCCGGAATTGTGCTCGGGGTGCGAACCCGTGATGACCACGTTGTAGCCCTTGAGGCGCGCCAGCCCGTCGTAGTTGACGTCCTCGTCCGTGATCACGTCGTAGTTGTAGCCATTCACCTCCAGCCAGTAGATGAGGTGCAGGTCCGCCGGGTACTGCCATGGGGCCTGCATGAGGAAGTGATCGTACTTGGGACGGATGCTGAGTATGGGCCGCAGGCGCGAGGAGAGGCACAGTCCGCTGCCGTCGGTGTGGGTGTCGTAGATCGAGCCGCCGTACTCGCGATGCTCCGACAGGAACATGTTCTGGTGCTGCATGATCGGCACGCGATAGACCAGTAGCTCGGCGCCGCCGGCATTGTTGGCCAGGTGCTCGTTCGCGTAGGCCATGTAGCTGATCGTGGGGATCATCACGGCGATCTTGGCCGTCTCCTGACCGACCCGGGGCACGACGAAGAAGGGGATGTAGTCCTCATCCCCGTCCGCGGTCGTGAGCTTGACCGCGTAGCACGCGCTCTTGAGGTCGGCCGGCACCTGCCACTCGAAGTCCACGTCCCAGCGGGCGTCGTCGATATCGTCATCGTGGAAGTGGATGGCCCCGTACTCGCCCGGGGCGTGCTTCCAGTCGAAGTTGTGACCGGACCAGTTGCAGCCCGTCATGGCGCGCGTGGGGCAGTTCACCAGCTTCGCGTGATTGAGGTAGGGCCCCTTGTCGGTCGCCATGATGGTGTTGATGCCGACGCCGAAATCCCAGGATCCCACCAGGCATTCCGAAAGCTTCGGCGTGGGACCGCTGCCGCGGCGTTCGTCCATGCCCGTCTGTCCGCCCAGCTTCATCGTCTCGATTTCCAGCCGGGTCAATGCGCGGTCGCACACACGGGGACTGTCGATCTTGCCGTTGTAGTGCCCGGCGATGACCATCCCCTTGGGAACGGAAGAGGCGGCCAACGGGCCGCCTGCTGCACTGCCCGTGTAGCCGGCGATGACCAGCGGAATTCCGCTGTGCTTGACCGGACCGGAGACCTTGGTGGTGACCGGAGTGATCTCGGGATCCAGGGCGTACGAGATCTGGGGTTCGTGATAGAGGACGGCCTCGCCGGTGTC of Betaproteobacteria bacterium contains these proteins:
- a CDS encoding FMN-binding glutamate synthase family protein, whose protein sequence is MDMNKPVDEHPMVEHPRHVSLEESWGYDRKILDYIQNAAAHGLYEIRGLGAKRSVPHFDDLVFLAGSASRYPLEGYREKCHTKTVLGTRFAKKPIELEIPITFAGMSFGSLSARVKEALGRAATELGTSTTTGDGGMTSEERQSSKTLVYQCLPSRYGFNPDDLRRADAIEVVIGQGAKPGGGGMLLGQKINPRVASMRTLPEGIDQRSACRHPDWTGPDDLAIKIEELREITDWEKPIYVKVGATRTYNDVKLAVHSGADVIVVDGMQGGTAATQTVFIEHVGIPTLAALRQAVEALEEMDMRGKVQLIISGGIRTGADVAKALAMGADAVSIGQGTLMALGCNNDTYFQNGHHWDASADYAALNTKAGFCHHCHTGKCPVGITTQDEKLELRLEPEVGARHLKNYFKTMNMELTTVARACGKSNVHHLEREDLVALTIEAAAMAKVPLAGTQWIPGVNGF
- the folD gene encoding bifunctional methylenetetrahydrofolate dehydrogenase/methenyltetrahydrofolate cyclohydrolase FolD gives rise to the protein MAASIIDGRLLARKLRGELGARAQRLIRQGTPPGLAVVLVGDNAASRVYVNNKVKACAECGVRSFRHELPADVSEEEVVALVERLNADRHVHGILVQLPLPRGIDLRRVLETIAVDKDVDGFHLYNVGGLVVGGTVFPPCTPYGVQLLLDASGIEVEGRNVVVVGASNIVGKPMALMLLQRDATVTVCHAKTRDLGQHTILADILIVAAGQPGLIVPQMVKQGAVVVDVGINRLPDGRIVGDVDFEGVAAKASWITPVPGGVGPMTVTMLIANTIKSAELAADGQPQRLAGKADALRHAAEPEDSIAVDGG
- a CDS encoding helix-turn-helix transcriptional regulator yields the protein MPEDPNKPHDPNRLLDRHLGNVAREHRQRNHLTIGEVAAQMGISSGMLSKIENGQASMSLETLGQLARALGIPVGNLFRDYNVPQGGARLVKRGEGMEIVRGGTKRGYVYNLLAYDQGPRRRFEPFLVTMNDDTEIFPSFEHPGTEFIHVLRGKLDYRCGQRIYSLAPGDSLTFRGEVPHGPERLVEVPAQILSIIVYGAEDML
- a CDS encoding sel1 repeat family protein — encoded protein: MPMNREHAFMKYQAGEFQAALDLWMPLAQSGDAEAQAWIGSLYENGQGVTPDANEAFRWYLRSAEAGNRLAQNNVGAMYGLGRGVDRDDRAAISWLRRAAEQGDAHAMFNLAVLLAKGRGAEADPAEALVWYRRAAELGHTPSQARLGYLLCGNDGVQKDRVEAFVWLTLASQQGAGHALASLEPIVEQMSIEEKQAAQAKLAQFQSARREALPAT
- a CDS encoding LamG domain-containing protein; protein product: MRLTGYADKFSVHPGDKIKFYVNCDGPSKYRAEIVKMINGDTNPRGPGFIEKPISVSVNGEYPGKKQVIHSGSYGYVLDNPSLRVKSFTVQCWVWPTTPKTHPKYWKHGAQGLVTKWSPAEGGYGLFINEDGCPELRINDVRIAGPSPLRDHAWHFIAATFNADTGEAVLYHEPQISYALDPEITPVTTKVSGPVKHSGIPLVIAGYTGSAAGGPLAASSVPKGMVIAGHYNGKIDSPRVCDRALTRLEIETMKLGGQTGMDERRGSGPTPKLSECLVGSWDFGVGINTIMATDKGPYLNHAKLVNCPTRAMTGCNWSGHNFDWKHAPGEYGAIHFHDDDIDDARWDVDFEWQVPADLKSACYAVKLTTADGDEDYIPFFVVPRVGQETAKIAVMIPTISYMAYANEHLANNAGGAELLVYRVPIMQHQNMFLSEHREYGGSIYDTHTDGSGLCLSSRLRPILSIRPKYDHFLMQAPWQYPADLHLIYWLEVNGYNYDVITDEDVNYDGLARLKGYNVVITGSHPEHNSGPQLDALHNYTQQGGRLMYMGADGWYWVHSYHPAYDHLGRGIVTEMRRCESGIRTWRADPGEYYHQSTGELGGMWRYRGRYLHTVAGTGMSSEGFDISTYYTRTPESNDPRVAWAFDGIGQDEKLGNFGLVGGGAAGTELDIVDTMLGSPPHTLVVATSAGRHTEGYLLVMEDYGFNQQGLDGTQHPRVRSDIAYHETPNGGGCFAFSSIAFCGSLPWNNGDPAKNNISRLVKNVLDRFMKDGPLPPPPKDACIPRGRADYDRPGNKVSTARGI